Genomic segment of Mycolicibacterium psychrotolerans:
GAGTGGCTCTTCGACGAGGCGTGGGGTGTCGACGTCGCGGTGTCCACCCCGCGCATGCTGGCCTCACTGGTCGAGGAGGCGGTGTCGGTCGGAGATCTGGTGCGCCTGATGGAGTTCCGCAAGGGGCAGGCCAACCTCGTCGAGATCACGCTGCCCGACGACACACCCTGGGGTGGCAAACCCGTCAAACGGCTGGAGTTGCCGCGCGACGCGACGCTGGTGACGATCCTGCGCGGGCCCAGGGTCATCGTGCCGGAACGCGACGAACCGCTCGAAGGGGGCGACGAGCTGCTGTTCGTCGCCGTCGCCGAGGTGGAGGACCAACTGCGCGAGTTGCTGCTGCAGAACCCGCAGCAACGCTGAGGTCGCTCAGCTGGTTTCGTGCACCGCGTCGTCGGTGCCGGCCGGCGCGCGCACCGCGCGCTGCGCGGCACGGATCGCGCCGTAGGTGACGAGCGCCGCGATCGCGGTCAGCGGCCACCCCATCGCGATTCGGGCCACGCCCAGCCATCCGGTCTGGTCCTCTTCGTAGAGGTGCTGCTGCACCAGGAACCGCGACGCGAACACCGCCACCCAGACCAGGGTGGCGACGTCGAAGGCGTACACCGCGCGGCGCACGTCGCGCCAGCCACGGTCCTGGGTGTGCACCCAGCCCCAGATGTAGCCGACGACCGGCCTGCGGATGACCACGGAGACGCCGAACACCACCGCCCAGATCAGCGACGTCCAGATGCCGAGCAGGAAGTAGCCCTTGGAGGCGCCGACCAGGTACGCGATCAGCGCGCTGATACCGACACCGAAGAAGCCCGAGATCGCCGGCTGGACGGAGTCTTTGCGGACCAGCCGCCAGAGGAGGATCAGTGTCGCCACGCCCAGCGCGGCCGCGATGGCCGGCAGCAGACCGAACGCCGTGGAGACCGGCACGAACACCAGGACGGGCAGCGACGAGTAGATCAGCCCGCTGATGCCACCCATCTGCTCGAGCACGGCGGCGCCGCGTGCCGGCGAGGTCTGAGCGCCCGGATCGGTACCGGGTTCGCTCACTTCTGGATCTCGTAGTGGGGGTTGTAGATCGCCTTCGCACCGTTGTCGAGCTTGCCGACGCGGCCGTGCACCTTGAGCGTGCGCCCGGACTCGATCCCCGCGATCCGGCGTTGGCCCAGCCACACCAGCATCACCGAATCGGTGCCGTCGAACAGTTCGGCCTTCACGCCGCCCGAGCATCCCTTGCCGTTGCACTCGACGCTGCGCAGGGTGCCGATCATGGTCACCTCTTGACCGCGGTGGCAGTCGATCGCCTTCTGCGCCCCGGTGCTCGCCACGTCGTCGCTGAGTTCCTCGACGTCGAGCTGTTCCGGGTCCTCGGTCAACCGACGGGTGAGCCGTCGCAGGTAACCCTCGGCCGTGGCCATGGCTTCTCCTGACCTTCTGTCACATCTTTGTGGTAAGTACCCCAACCAAACGCCACGGTAGACCTCTTGGTTCCCAGATGCGAACCACCGCGGCGGGTCGTAGCGAACGGGTTTCCACCACCAGGCACGATCGAAACATGGCGGTCGATCTGCGCGGCGTGACCACTGTTCTGCTCCCCGGCACCGGATCGGACGACGACTTCGTCTACCGGGCGTTCTCGCCGGCGTTGCACCAGGTCGGAGCGGATGTCCTGACGCCGGCGCCGCAGCCGCACCGGCTCGTCGAGGGCTACCGCGACGCACTCGCCGGGGCCGCACGGTCGGGACCGATCGCGGTCGGCGGGGTGTCGATCGGCGCTGCGGTCGCCGCGGCGTGGGCGCTGTCACACCCGGGTCGCGTGGTCGCGGTGCTGGCCGCGCTGCCGGCCTGGACCGGCGAGCCCGACGCCGCGCCTGCCGCGCTGGCGGCCCGGCACTCCGCGGCGGTGCTGCGCCGCGACGGCCTGGTGTCCGCGACCACGGCGATGCAGGCCTCCAGCCCGGCGTGGCTGGCCCAGGAGTTGACCCGCTCCTGGGTCGCGCAGTGGCCGGCGCTGCCCGACGCGATGGACGAGGCGGCGCGCTATGTGGCGCCGACCCTCGGCGAGTTCGAGGGCCTCGCCGTGCCGATGGGCGTGGTGTCGGCCACCGACGACGCGGTGCACCCGCTGGAGGTCGGCGTCGAGTGGGTGTCGGCGGCGCCGCGCGCCGCACTGCGGACCGTGACTCTCGGCGAGGTCGGCGAGGACGCCTCGGCGCTCGGGACGGCCTGCCTGGCGGCGCTTCGCGACGCCGACGGCAGGGAGCGCGGCTAACCGCCGGTGATGGTGCGCAGCTGCTGCATCGCCGAGCCCTGGGCCGCCCGGCGCGCCGCCGGGTCGGCCGGAGGCTGAGGGGGCGCGGGCTGCTGCCCCTGTGCCTCGGCCTGGGCCTGCACCTGCGCCGCGGCCGCCTGCTCGGTGGCTGCCTGCAGCTGCGCGGCCATCTGTTCGGGCAGGGCCACCGGCAACGGCGTGCGCACCGGCAGCGGGGTGTCGCCCCGGCGGACCACGGTGTCGGCCAGCGCATCGCGGGCCTGGTCGGCCAGCGCGCCGATGCTCTCCTCGGGCCCGTTGACCACACAGCGGATCATCCAGCGGTAGCCGTCGACGCCGATGAAACGCACAACGGGCTGACCCTGGCCGCCCGAACCGACCACCTCGCGGCCCCACGGGCCGTCCTCGATGCTGACCTTCGGTACGTCCTTGCGCAGCGACTCGGCCAGCTCGGAGGCCACCTCGCGCCACAGGCCGGTCGACTTGGGTGCCGCGTAGGCGGCGATGGTGAAGCGGCCGTGCGGGGTCACCACCCACACCGCGCTGGGCACGCCGGTCTCGTTGATCTCGACCTGGACCTGCCCGCCCTCGGGCATCGGGATCAGCACCGAACCCAGGTCCAGCCGCGCCACCGTCGCGACGTCCGGGTCGTCGAAGTCATCGATGTCGAACGGGCCTTCGAGTTCCTCGTCGGCTTCCACTGCTACCACCTCGGGTGTCTCGCGCTGTCGCTGTCAGTCGGTCTGCCAGCCATCGTCACAGACTGGCATGCCCACCGGAAGATCCGTGACCCCCGGCGCCGCGCGTCGTGTCGGCGAGCCCCGCCTCGTCGAAGCTCGTCACCTCCACCACCTCCGGCAACTCGACCCGCTGCACCAGCAGCTGGGCGATCCGGTCTCCGCGGTGCACGACGATCGGGATCTGCGGATCGAGATTGATCAACGAGACCTTGATCTCGCCGCGATATCCGGCATCGATGGTCCCGGGACTGTTGACGATCGAAAGGCCAACGCGCGCAGCCAATCCCGATCGGGGATGGACAAGACCGACCATACCGTGCGGAATCGCGACCGCGATCCCGGTGCCGACCAGGGCCCGCGCCCCGGGGGCCAGTTCGACGTCCTCGGCGCTGTACAGGTCGACACCGGCGTCACCGTCGTGGGCGCGTTCGGGCAGCGGCAGATCCCGATCGAGACGCACGACCGCCAAAGAGCTGGGCACGACGTCAGAGATTACTCTTGGCCGCGTGTCCGACACGCGCGCCACCGCCACCAGCGTTCGCTACCGCGAGCGGCTGTGGGTGCCGTGGTGGTGGTGGCTGCCGGGGCTGGGACTGGCCGCGCTGATCGCCCTTGAGGTCAACCAGGGTATCGACGCGTTGCCCGACTGGCTGCCCTACGCGGTGCTGCTGCCGGTGGCCGCCATCACCCTGGTGTGGCTCGGCCGCGTCGAACTGCGCGTGCTGCACGACGACGACGGCGGCACCGAACTGTGGGTCGGCAACGCGCACCTGCCGGCCTCCGTGATCGCCCGCGCCGCCGAGGTGCCGCGCTCGGCCAAGTCGGCCGCACTGGGCCGGCAGCTCGATCCCGCCGCCTACGTCGTACACCGGGCCTGGGTCGGCCCGCTGGTGCTGCTCGTGCTCGACGATCCGGACGATCCCACGCCGTACTGGCTCGTCAGCGCCCGGCACCCGGACCGGGTGCTCGCCGCGCTGCGCTGAAGTCGGGCGTCAGGCTTCAGCCTCTAGGCTTC
This window contains:
- a CDS encoding potassium channel family protein; translated protein: MKVAIAGAGAVGRSIARELVDAHDVTLLERNPEHIDVEAIPAAHWRLGDACELSLLESVGLEEFDVVIAATGDDKANVVLSLLSKTEFAVPRVVARVNDPRNEWLFDEAWGVDVAVSTPRMLASLVEEAVSVGDLVRLMEFRKGQANLVEITLPDDTPWGGKPVKRLELPRDATLVTILRGPRVIVPERDEPLEGGDELLFVAVAEVEDQLRELLLQNPQQR
- a CDS encoding DUF3159 domain-containing protein → MSEPGTDPGAQTSPARGAAVLEQMGGISGLIYSSLPVLVFVPVSTAFGLLPAIAAALGVATLILLWRLVRKDSVQPAISGFFGVGISALIAYLVGASKGYFLLGIWTSLIWAVVFGVSVVIRRPVVGYIWGWVHTQDRGWRDVRRAVYAFDVATLVWVAVFASRFLVQQHLYEEDQTGWLGVARIAMGWPLTAIAALVTYGAIRAAQRAVRAPAGTDDAVHETS
- a CDS encoding OB-fold nucleic acid binding domain-containing protein, producing the protein MATAEGYLRRLTRRLTEDPEQLDVEELSDDVASTGAQKAIDCHRGQEVTMIGTLRSVECNGKGCSGGVKAELFDGTDSVMLVWLGQRRIAGIESGRTLKVHGRVGKLDNGAKAIYNPHYEIQK
- a CDS encoding alpha/beta fold hydrolase, whose protein sequence is MAVDLRGVTTVLLPGTGSDDDFVYRAFSPALHQVGADVLTPAPQPHRLVEGYRDALAGAARSGPIAVGGVSIGAAVAAAWALSHPGRVVAVLAALPAWTGEPDAAPAALAARHSAAVLRRDGLVSATTAMQASSPAWLAQELTRSWVAQWPALPDAMDEAARYVAPTLGEFEGLAVPMGVVSATDDAVHPLEVGVEWVSAAPRAALRTVTLGEVGEDASALGTACLAALRDADGRERG
- a CDS encoding DUF3710 domain-containing protein, giving the protein MEADEELEGPFDIDDFDDPDVATVARLDLGSVLIPMPEGGQVQVEINETGVPSAVWVVTPHGRFTIAAYAAPKSTGLWREVASELAESLRKDVPKVSIEDGPWGREVVGSGGQGQPVVRFIGVDGYRWMIRCVVNGPEESIGALADQARDALADTVVRRGDTPLPVRTPLPVALPEQMAAQLQAATEQAAAAQVQAQAEAQGQQPAPPQPPADPAARRAAQGSAMQQLRTITGG
- the dut gene encoding dUTP diphosphatase, which translates into the protein MPSSLAVVRLDRDLPLPERAHDGDAGVDLYSAEDVELAPGARALVGTGIAVAIPHGMVGLVHPRSGLAARVGLSIVNSPGTIDAGYRGEIKVSLINLDPQIPIVVHRGDRIAQLLVQRVELPEVVEVTSFDEAGLADTTRGAGGHGSSGGHASL
- a CDS encoding DUF3093 domain-containing protein; the encoded protein is MSDTRATATSVRYRERLWVPWWWWLPGLGLAALIALEVNQGIDALPDWLPYAVLLPVAAITLVWLGRVELRVLHDDDGGTELWVGNAHLPASVIARAAEVPRSAKSAALGRQLDPAAYVVHRAWVGPLVLLVLDDPDDPTPYWLVSARHPDRVLAALR